One segment of Manihot esculenta cultivar AM560-2 chromosome 4, M.esculenta_v8, whole genome shotgun sequence DNA contains the following:
- the LOC110614070 gene encoding putative RING-H2 finger protein ATL69 — MSTADSPISASATATGVGLGYGIAIAVSILVLISTIMLASYACVRVKGNSIGRSGSDDERNIYRSNHQFISADSMEPVTVVGLDGQAIESYPKLVLGESRRLPKPNKGPCSICLSDYQSKDTIRCLPDCCHCFHADCVDEWLKMSATCPLCRNSPAPSAGSTPIATPLSELVPLSLHSR, encoded by the coding sequence ATGTCCACCGCTGATTCCCCAATATCGGCCTCAGCAACAGCCACAGGTGTCGGCCTTGGTTATGGTATCGCTATTGCTGTTAGCATTCTCGTTCTCATTTCTACCATAATGCTTGCTTCATATGCTTGTGTAAGAGTTAAAGGTAATTCTATTGGTCGTAGTGGTAGTGATGATGAGCGCAATATATACAGATCAAATCACCAGTTCATTTCCGCTGACTCGATGGAGCCCGTAACGGTGGTGGGCCTTGATGGGCAGGCAATTGAATCGTATCCGAAGTTGGTGTTAGGTGAAAGCCGACGACTTCCTAAGCCCAACAAGGGCCCTTGCTCAATCTGCTTGTCTGATTACCAGTCTAAAGATACCATACGGTGCCTTCCAGATTGCTGTCACTGTTTCCATGCTGATTGTGTTGATGAATGGCTTAAGATGAGTGCCACGTGTCCCTTGTGTAGGAATTCTCCTGCTCCCTCGGCAGGCTCTACACCTATTGCTACTCCTCTGTCTGAGTTGGTGCCTTTATCCCTCCACTCCAGGTGA
- the LOC110613760 gene encoding uncharacterized protein LOC110613760, producing MSSLGFRPPQFSEDLAWQPAWLQNLQVESSATNHINEHQTIITSQLETLSREEGRYNSCHLFLSGEDTSQNSVPSTGNALHLCLRLSSYEESTHNQSQELCASQALRGSSKVLLVPQVETCGGSQENANQSKVDGGVKVSQMTSIPKALEKVDPQSPTNNEELGRHLEEKVHHSAGAVKINSISPTMVNAGFLTHTDHVDGGQHEDKFNVRHIKDADTSEAVELSIAASEALVIHELMMTGSALEFLPTETILAATLRVKLARLEASEDGICCSSEDMVEIENLSDLDDSVMENAFLDVGLPRSNLDDRHAWSSDVSRVKDTPVLENVASLVDPFLYQPAEKISHVSASERRLDDVSSSPALISENAEEGREYSLVADRFRSRWLGGWTVKEVDASAKLKQNKTKRIPNLFNGETSSLSESADIAADKNSFVRKLESGSKIASVSSTPLELDKADVGILVSQEVGSSNQSLVDPLCSVVPCSISSENASYPLAWDQDDREIDAENCFSSKSGHKMENFQRMSDLNVEAVHVDREPMPRTTGECFGAPVRRQLDSLRTYSTLLPKTDAILRHQNQLLSSEHVELPLSNRFVHCHRTDDHKSSKWFLPPRIEFEGTNGRDHEQNQDTLVLRCPVPDCDEPAKDGVELQPQPSVSRTSPLILNQRTRCRLQPSEFLDKKLSGERSPEQIVAQGNVWKDIQRNSCEKIKSKLQHPSNAPNMVRKRVCFSEVEVELQQGEDVQKPKNSHANCFASRANKRSKYSKSWSDTWTRDVKSCLTSHINDVKISMFHGLEFLLTGFSSQKEREIVRLIQEYGGMVLLDVPSPPSNSRAKRRARSNFQKLPIVVCSKKLQTTKFLYGCAVNAPILKVKWLADSVAAGSVVPPEKYMVLPSQAGLQYKKIGKSDYLDDSNRIFYRVGIMLHGKHSFCTKLAIIIKHGGGQVFRTLQRLFQNLDTEKVSVGAIVAEDESRASRHLRQCALERKIPVMPASWIAKSLHFGKLLPFKEGDDTPTIKVAKSATSLDWSEEI from the exons ATGTCCAGCTTAGGGTTTCGTCCTCCTCAATTCTCTGAG GACTTAGCTTGGCAACCTGCTTGGCTTCAGAATCTTCAAGTAGAATCATCTGCTACTAACCACATAAACGAACACCAAACTATTATTACCAGTCAATTAGAAACTCTTTCAAGAGAAGAGGGTAGATATAACAGTTGCCATTTGTTCTTGTCTGGAGAAGATACTTCCCAAAATAGTGTTCCTTCAACAGGGAAT GCACTTCATCTTTGTTTACGTCTATCTTCATATGAGGAATCAACACATAACCAAAGCCAGGAGTTATGTGCATCTCAAGCCCTACGTGGCTCTAGTAAAGTTCTGTTAGTGCCACAAGTTGAAACTTGTGGTGGTTCACAAGAGAATGCAAATCAATCAAAGGTGGATGGTGGGGTAAAAGTTTCACAAATgacttccatcccaaaagctcTTGAGAAGGTTGATCCACAGTCCCCAACCAATAATGAAGAACTTGGGAGGCATCTTGAAGAAAAAGTTCATCATAGTGCTGGTGCAGTAAAAATAAATTCCATCTCACCAACAATGGTGAATGCTGGTTTTTTAACTCACACTGACCATGTGGACGGTGGACAACATGAAGATAAATTCAATGTTAGACACATCAAAGATGCTGATACCAGTGAGGCGGTTGAACTTTCTATTGCTGCCTCCGAAGCATTGGTTATACATGAATTGATGATGACCGGATCAGCTTTAGAGTTTTTGCCAACAGAAACTATTCTTGCAGCTACACTTCGGGTTAAGCTAGCACGGTTGGAGGCTTCAGAAGATGGCATCTGCTGTTCATCTGAGGACATGGTTGAGATTGAAAATCTTTCAGACTTGGATGACTCGGTCATGGAGAATGCCTTTCTAGATGTGGGATTACCTCGCAGCAATCTTGATGATCGGCATGCTTGGAGTTCAGATGTCTCTCGAGTGAAGGATACTCCTGTATTAGAAAATGTGGCAAGCCTTGTTGATCCGTTTTTATATCAGCCTGCTGAGAAAATTTCACATGTTTCAGCATCGGAACGG CGTTTAGATGATGTGAGCTCATCTCCTGCTTTAATTTCAGAAAATGCTG AAGAAGGTAGAGAATATTCTTTAGTTGCGGATAGGTTCAGAAGCCGCTGGTTAGGTGGTTGGACAGTAAAG GAAGTTGATGCATCTGCAAAGTTGAAGCAGAACAAGACTAAACGCATACCAAATCTTTTTAATGGTGAGACAAGCTCTCTCTCTGAATCTGCAGACATTGCTGCTGATAAGAACTCTTTTGTGCGGAAACTTGAAAGTGGATCCAAGATAGCTTCAGTATCCAGCACGCCACTTGAACTTGATAAAGCTGATGTGGGGATTTTGGTTTCCCAAGAGGTTGGATCTTCTAATCAATCCTTGGTGGATCCTCTTTGTTCTGTTGTTCCTTGCAGTATCTCTTCAGAGAATGCAAGTTATCCTTTAGCTTGGGATCAAGATGATAGAGAAATTGATGCTGAAAACTGCTTCAGCAGCAAATCGGGACATAAGATGGAGAATTTCCAGAGGATGTCAGATCTTAATGTTGAAGCTGTCCATGTGGATAGGGAACCTATGCCCAGAACTACTGGCGAGTGTTTTGGGGCTCCAGTTCGAAGGCAGCTGGACTCTCTTAGGACTTACAGCACATTGTTGCCAAAAACTGATGCCATTTTGAGACATCAGAACCAACTGTTATCATCAGAACATGTTGAACTACCTTTGTCGAATCGTTTTGTGCATTGTCATAGAACTGATGATCATAAGAGTTCGAAATGGTTCTTGCCTCCCAGGATTGAATTTGAGGGTACTAATGGTAGAGATCATGAGCAAAATCAGGACACCCTCGTTCTAAGGTGTCCAGTTCCAGATTGTGATGAACCTGCAAAAGATGGGGTTGAGCTGCAACCACAGCCTTCAGTATCAAGGACGTCGCCTCTTATTCTGAACCAAAGGACACGCTGCCGTCTGCAGCCTTCTGAAtttcttgataaaaaattatctggagagagaagtcctgaacagaTTGTTGCACAAGGAAATGTTTGGAAGGATATTCAGAGAAACAGTTGTGAAAAGATAAAATCTAAGTTGCAACATCCCTCTAATGCTCCAAATATGGTTAGAAAGCGAGTTTGTTTCTCAGAGGTTGAAGTTGAGCTTCAGCAGGGTGAGGATGTTCAAAAGCCAAAAAATTCACATGCAAATT GTTTTGCCAGCAGAGCTAATAAAAGGTCAAAATATTCAAAGTCGTGGTCTGACACTTGGACACGGGATGTAAAAAGTTGTTTGACAAGTCACATAAATGATGTGAAAATATCGATGTTTCATGGTCTGGAGTTCTTGCTTACTGGATTTTCTAgtcaaaaggaaagagaaattgTCAGACTAATACAAGAATATGGTGGCATGGTTCTCTTGGATGTCCCATCTCCTCCTTCAAATTCTCGAGCCAAGAGAAGGGCAAGATCTAATTTCCAGAAGCTCCCTATTGTTGTATGTTCAAAGAAG CTACAAACTACCAAGTTCTTGTATGGCTGTGCAGTGAATGCCCCCATTCTAAAAGTAAAGTGGCTTGCTGATTCAGTTGCAGCAGGTTCAGTTGTACCTCCTGAAAA ATACATGGTTCTACCCAGTCAGGCTGGTCtgcaatataaaaaaattgggAAGTCAGATTATCTTGATGATAGTAATCGCATTTTTTACAGAGTAGGGATCATGCTTCATGGGAAGCACAGTTTCTGCACCAAATTGGCAATTATAATAAAG CATGGAGGAGGGCAGGTGTTCAGAACTCTTCAAAGATTGTTTCAAAATCTTGACACGGAAAAGGTATCTGTGGGAGCTATTGTTGCTGAGGATGAGAGTAGAGCATCGCGTCACTTGAGGCAGTGTGCCTTAGAGAGGAAAATACCTGTGATG CCAGCCAGCTGGATAGCAAAGAGCTTGCACTTTGGTAAGCTTCTTCCTTTCAAAGAGGGGGACGATACTCCAACAATTAAGGTGGCAAAGTCTGCTACTTCCTTGGATTGGAGTGAAGAGATCTGA
- the LOC110613046 gene encoding WAT1-related protein At5g07050, with protein MKNQLGCCLKFLETSKPYFAMISLQFGYAGMNIITKVSLNRGMSHYVLVVYRHAIATAVIAPFAFIFERKAQPRITFPIFLQLFVLGLLGPVIDQNFYYAGLKFTSPTFSCAMSNMLPAMTFVMAVIFRMEKLDVKKLRCQAKIVGTLVTVAGAMFMTLYKGPIVEMVWSKHVHPRKSYVTDTTGTTDDKDWFKGSILLILATLAWASLFVLQTKALKTYKNHQLSLTTLVCFMGTLQAIAVTFVMEHKASAWRIGWDMNLLAAAYAGIVTSSISYYVQGMVIKKRGPVFATAFSPLMMIIVAILGSFILAEKIFLGGVIGGVLIVIGLYSVLWGKQKEKMEDSDEIPEPVKGVQGNGNSIAIIEDIEANEVDLQKAEEANKKLSAMVIAMPMPMPELPIKATRGAIA; from the exons ATGAAGAACCAACTAGGTTGCTGTCTTAAGTTTCTTGAGACTTCTAAACCTTACTTTGCTATGATCTCTTTACAATTTGGGTACGCAGGAATGAACATTATTACAAAAGTCTCACTCAATCGTGGTATGAGCCACTATGTTCTTGTGGTTTATCGCCATGCTATTGCTACTGCAGTTATCGCTCCCTTCGCTTTCATTTTCGAGAG GAAAGCACAGCCGAGAATCACCTTCCCCATTTTCTTACAACTATTTGTCCTTGGCCTTCTTGG ACCTGTGATAGACCAGAACTTCTATTATGCTGGACTGAAATTTACATCTCCAACTTTCTCCTGTGCAATGAGCAACATGCTTCCTGCCATGACATTTGTAATGGCAGTCATATTCAG GATGGAGAAACTAGACGTAAAGAAGTTGAGGTGCCAAGCAAAAATAGTGGGGACATTGGTGACAGTAGCTGGAGCAATGTTCATGACATTATACAAAGGTCCAATAGTGGAGATGGTGTGGTCTAAGCATGTTCATCCTCGAAAATCCTATGTTACCGATACCACTGGAACCACTGATGACAAGGACTGGTTCAAGGGCTCCATCCTCCTTATCTTGGCCACCCTTGCCTGGGCTTCTTTGTTTGTTTTACAA ACCAAAGCTTTGAAGACGTACAAGAATCATCAGCTCTCGCTAACAACACTTGTGTGCTTTATGGGCACCCTACAAGCTATAGCTGTGACTTTTGTGATGGAGCATAAAGCCTCTGCATGGAGAATTGGCTGGGACATGAACCTACTTGCTGCTGCCTACGCT GGAATTGTGACATCAAGCATTTCATACTATGTCCAAGGAATGGTTATAAAGAAAAGGGGTCCAGTTTTTGCTACTGCTTTTAGTCCCTTGATGATGATCATTGTAGCCATTTTGGGTTCTTTCATCTTGGCAGAAAAGATATTTCTTGGAGG AGTGATTGGTGGCGTCTTGATAGTAATAGGGCTTTACTCAGTCCTGTGGGGGAAGCAAAAGGAGAAGATGGAAGATTCTGATGAGATACCTGAACCTGTGAAGGGTGTTCAAGGAAACGGAAATTCAATAGCTATAATAGAAGACATTGAAGCTAATGAGGTTGATTTACAAAAAGCAGAAGAAGCCAACAAGAAGTTGTCTGCAATGGTCATTGCAATGCCTATGCCCATGCCGGAGCTTCCAATTAAAGCCACCCGAGGGGCCATTGCCTAG
- the LOC110613411 gene encoding DNA-directed RNA polymerase III subunit 2, which produces MGLMQADHSTGNQEPNVGEFIDKQKLTAPIKSAVDKFALLPEFLKVRGLVKQHLDSFNYFVNIGIKKIVRANDRIVSTVDPGIYLRFKDVRIGTPSVMVDTISEQLSPHMCRLSDMTYAAPIMVNVEYIQGSHDQKTRVEKNDVVIGRMPIMLRSRSCVLYGKDEAELARLGECPLDPGGYFVIKGTEKVILIQEQLSKNRIIIDTDKKGNINASVTSSTEATKSKTVIQMEKEKIYLCLNQFAKKIPIMVVIKAMGMESDQEVVQMLGRDPRYGALLLPSIEECSGLNIYTQQKALEYLEGKVKMSTYASYSSGKENRALGILRDVFVANVPVHKNNFRPKCIYVAVMLRRMMEAMLNKDALDDKDYVGNKRLELSGQLISLLFEDLFKTMITEVQRTIDNVLTKQNRSSRFDLSQYLVRDSITNGLERTLSTGNFDVKRFKMHRKGMTQVLVRLSFIASLGHMTRVSPQFEKSRKVSGPRALQPSQWGMLCPCDTPEGEACGLVKNLALMTHVTTDEEEGPLISLCYCLGVEDLELLSGEELHSPNSFLVIFNGLILGKHRRPQHFATAMRKLRRAGKVGEFVSVFVNEKQCTVYIASDGGRVCRPLVIADKGVSRIKEHHMKELLDGVRTFDDFIREGLIEYLDVNEENNSLIALYEAEATAETTHIEIEPFTILGVIAGLIPFPHHNQSPRNTYQCAMGKQAMGNIAYNQLFRMDSLLYLLVYPQRPLLTTRTIELVGYDKLGAGQNATVAVMSYSGYDIEDAIVMNKASLDRGFGRCIVMKKYSDTINYKYENGAADRILRPPRTEERERVLDDDGLAAPGEIIRPGDIYINKESPVETRGQLKSAAALADIKYRPNRSTFKGPEGESCVVDRVALSSDRNNNLSIKFIIRHTRRPELGDKFSSRHGQKGVCGTIVQQEDFPFSERGICPDLIMNPHGFPSRMTVGKMIELLGGKAGVSCGRFHYGSAFGEPSGHADTVEAISETLVNHRFSYNGKDFIYSGITGCPLQAYIFMGPIYYQKLKHMVLDKMHARGSGPRVMLTRQPTEGRARNGGLRVGEMERDCLIAYGASMLLYERLMLSSDPFEVQVCRVCGLLGYYNQKLRTGICSTCKNGDNISTMKLPYACKLLIQELQSMNVVPRLKLAEA; this is translated from the exons ATGGGTCTCATGCAGGCAGACCATTCTACTGGAAACCAGGA GCCAAACGTGGGTGAGTTCATTGATAAGCAAAAGCTTACTGCTCCCATCAAATCTGCTGTTGATAAATTCGCGCTTCTTCCCGAGTTTTTGAAG GTGAGAGGTCTCGTGAAGCAGCATTTGGACTCGTTTAATTATTTTGTGAACATTGGTATAAAGAAGATTGTGCGTGCCAATGATCGCATTGTATCCACTGTTGATCCGGGCATTTATCTCAG GTTTAAAGATGTTAGGATTGGTACACCTTCAGTGATGGTGGACACTATCAGTGAACAGCTTAGCCCTCATATGTGCCGGTTATCTGATATGAC TTATGCTGCGCCAATAATGGTCAATGTAGAGTATATTCAAGGAAGTCATGATCAAAAGACCAGAGTGGAAAAG AATGATGTTGTTATTGGGAGAATGCCTATCATGTTAAGGAGTCGCAGTTGTGTATTATATGGAAAAGATGAAGCAGAACTTGCAAGACTTG GTGAGTGCCCCCTAGATCCTGGAGGATATTTTGTTATAAAAGGGACAGAAAAG GTGATTTTAATTCAAGAGCAACTTTCAAAGAATAGAATAATTATTGATACTGATAAGAAGGGAAA TATAAATGCATCTGTTACAAGCAGCACAGAGGCAACAAAAAGCAAAACAGTCATTCagatggagaaggagaagatttATTTATGTCTCAATCAATTTGCAAAGAAG ATTCCTATTATGGTGGTAATCAAGGCTATGGGCATGGAGAGTGATCAAGAGGTTGTACAGATGTTGGGAAGAGATCCTCGATATGGTGCCCTACTCTTGCCATCTATTGAG GAATGCTCAGGTCTGAATATATACACGCAACAAAAAGCCTTGGAGTACCTTGAAGGAAAG GTGAAGATGTCTACATATGCCAGTTATTCATCTGGAAAG GAAAATAGAGCTTTGGGTATACTTCGAGATGTGTTTGTTGCTAATGTTCCG gtacataaaaataattttcgtCCAAAATGTATATATGTTGCGGTAATGTTGCGGAGGATGATGGAGGCTATGTTAAACAAGGATGCACTGGATGATAAG GATTATGTGGGTAACAAGCGATTGGAGCTATCTGGCCAGTTAATTTCTCTGCTTTTTGAG GATCTGTTTAAGACTATGATCACTGAGGTTCAGAGGACAATTGATAATGTGTTAACAAAGCAAAACCGGTCCAGTCGGTTTGACCTTTCCCAA TATTTAGTCAGAGATAGTATTACTAATGGGCTAGAAAGGACCCTTTCTACTGGAAACTTTGATGTCAAACGGTTTAAGATGCACAGGAAGGGCATGACACAG GTGTTAGTTAGATTATCCTTTATTGCATCTTTGGGCCACATGACAAGAGTTTCACCACAATTTGAGAAGTCCAGGAAAGTAAGTGGACCTAGAGCATTGCAACCAAGTCAG TGGGGCATGCTTTGCCCTTGTGATACTCCAGAAGGTGAAGCTTGTGGACTAGTAAAGAACTTGGCCCTAATGACTCATGTTacaactgatgaagaagagggtCCATTAATTTCTTTG TGCTATTGTTTGGGTGTTGAAGACTTGGAACTTCTCTCTGGAGAAGAGCTTCACTCACCAAATTCTTTTCTGGTTATATTTAACGGGCTGATTCTTGGCAAGCACAGGAGGCCACAG CATTTTGCTACTGCAATGAGGAAGCTCCGAAGAGCTGGCAAAGTTGGCGAGTTTGTGAGCGTCTTTGTGAATGAGAAGCAG TGTACTGTCTACATTGCTTCTGATGGAGGTCGGGTTTGTCGTCCTCTAGTTATTGCAGACAAAGGTGTATCAAGAATTAAAGAGCATCATATGAAAGAGTTGCTG GATGGTGTCCGTACTTTTGATGACTTCATACGCGAGGGATTGATTGAATATCTTGATGTCAATGAGGAGAACAATTCTCTG ATAGCTCTTTATGAAGCAGAGGCCACAGCAGAGACAACCCATATTGAGATAGAACCTTTCACTATATTAGGTGTTATTGCTGGCTTAATACCATTTCCTCATCATAATCAGTCACCGAGAAACACATATCAG TGTGCTATGGGGAAGCAAGCTATGGGAAACATTGCATACAACCAG TTATTTCGGATGGACTCGTTACTTTATCTGTTGGTGTATCCTCAACGGCCTCTATTGACAACAAGGACAATTGAACTG GTTGGTTATGATAAGCTTGGGGCTGGTCAGAATGCAACTGTTGCTGTGATGAGTTACAGTGGCTATGACATAGAGGACGCAATAGTCATGAACAAGGCATCCTTGGATCGTGGTTTTGGGCGTTGTATTGTTATGAAAAA GTATTCCGACACCATCAATTATAAGTATGAAAATGGTGCGGCAGATAGAATTTTAAGGCCACCAAGGACAGAAGAAAGGGAGAGG GTGTTGGATGATGATGGACTTGCTGCACCTGGGGAAATTATTAGACCGGGGGATATCTACATCAATAAGGAATCCCCTGTGGAAACAAGGGGGCAGTTAAAATCTGCTGCAGCATTAGCAGACAT CAAATATCGGCCTAATAGAAGTACATTTAAGGGTCCTGAAGGAGAGTCATGCGTGGTTGATAGAGTTGCTCTTAGTTCAGATAGGAATAACAATCTATCTATCAAATTCATAATTCGCCATACTCGTAGACCAGAG CTCGGCGACAAATTTAGTAGCAGACATGGTCAGAAAGGTGTTTGTGGAACAATTGTTCAACAGGAGGATTTCCCTTTTTCTGAACGTGGCATCTGCCCTGATTTAATTATGAATCCTCATGGATTTCCAAG TCGAATGACTGTTGGAAAGATGATAGAACTTCTTGGGGGTAAAGCTGGGGTTTCATGTGGTAGATTTCATTATGGTAGTGCTTTTGGAGAACCAAGTGGTCATGCGGACACGGTTGAAGCTATAAG TGAAACCCTTGTTAATCATCGCTTTAGCTACAATGGCAAGGACTTCATTTATTCAG GCATTACAGGTTGTCCACTACAAGCATATATTTTTATGGGGCCAATTTACTACCAGAAGCTGAAACATATG GTCTTAGACAAGATGCACGCTCGAGGTAGTGGACCTCGTGTCATGTTAACTAGACAACCTACGGAAGGAAGAGCTCGGAATGGAG GACTTCGAGTAGGAGAAATGGAACGTGATTGTTTGATTGCTTATGGTGCTAGCATGTTACTTTATGAGCGCCTAATGCTTTCTAGTGATCCTTTTGAAGTGCAG GTTTGTAGAGTTTGTGGTTTGTTGGGTTATTACAACCAGAAACTGAGAACTGGGATTTGTTCTACTTGTAAAAATGGGGATAATATTTCTACTATGAAACTGCCATATGCGTGCAAGCTCTTAATTCAG GAACTCCAGTCAATGAATGTTGTTCCTCGTTTAAAACTGGCAGAGGCATGA
- the LOC110612708 gene encoding protein MAINTENANCE OF PSII UNDER HIGH LIGHT 1-like has protein sequence MNRIVNAFFRKAILLFIFLLLVLNGVGLFIMYKVLGTSANSGTAGSAANGAENTKAIAAGFVLISMAVASSILIQVGKPPTRTQTVEYSGLSLGYYSNRFKPSEIVAAVPSQAESSPSIQPENSASEAPQIRAQS, from the exons ATGAATCGAATTGTGAATGCATTTTTTCGGAAAGCTATTTTGCTATTCATCTTTTTGTTATTGGTGCTTAATGGTGTAGGATTATTCATCATGTATAAGGTGTTAGGCACTTCAG CCAACTCAGGAACTGCAGGTTCTGCTGCCAATGGAGCAGAAAACACAAAAGCGATTGCTGCTGGCTTTGTGCTGATTTCAATGGCTGTAGCTTCATCAATTCTCATCCAAGTTGGTAAGCCACCAACCAGGACGCAAACAGTTGAATACTCTGGACTATCTCTCGGTTACTATAGCAACAGGTTCAAACCATCAGAAATAGTGGCTGCAGTGCCAAGCCAAGCTGAATCCTCCCCATCAATACAGCCAGAAAACTCTGCATCAGAAGCTCCCCAGATACGGGCTCAATCTTAA